GCCGCAATGCCAGATTCAAGGCCTGGACCATGGTCATCTTAGCCATTTTTCACCTCCCCGCCGTTTTCAAGGCACCGCGTCAGCTCTTTTTGCTGATTTTTGAGATACGGAGGCAGCTCGGCGTAAAGATGATTGAACATATCCCGAGGATCTCCCAGCTTCGGCATCTCTTTTTCAACGGCGTCGATGGCCGTCTGGATCTGCTCCAGCACCTCTGCTTCAATCTTCTGACGCGATCCGGCATCCAGTATCTCCTTTTGTTCCAGATAGGCGGCAAAGCGCGGCAGGGGATCCTTTTTTTCCCAGGCCTTCACCTCTTCCTCGCTGCGATAGCGGCTCGGATCATCAGCAGTGGTATGCATCATGATCCGATAGGTTACACACTCCACCAGGGTCGGTCCGCCGCCGGTTCGAGCCCTTTGTGCAGCTTCGCCGACGGCGTTAAAGACTGCCAGGACATCATTGCCATCCACCTGGATTCCAGCCATGTTATAGGCCAGAGATTTTTCGGCGATGGTGGTGGTATGCGTTTGTTTTTTCAAAGGAACGGAAATTGCCCACTGATTGTTCTGGCACACGAAGACCACCGGCGTCTGATAGACCGCGGCACAATTCAGGGCTTCATGAAAGTCACCTTCGGAGGTGGCGCCATCGCCAAAGAAGCACATGACAATCTCATTCGTCTGCCGGTATTTTGCAGCATAGCCAAGGCCAACGGCATGCAGAATCTGCGTAGCCACCGGAACCGCCATGGGCATATCCTTCTGCTTTGCTGAAATAACCGTGCCTTCATTGAAGCCGTTATAATAGAGGATCACACTTTCAAGAGAGCGTCCACGCCAGATCTCTGCCGCGGTTTCCCGAAAGGCGGGTACCATCCAGTCGCGGGGCCTGAGCTGAAAGACGGCGCCGAGCTGAGCAGCCTCCTGGCCCTTTATGGGAGGGAATGTGCCGATTCTTCCCTGCCGCTGCAAATCGAGCATGCGTTCATCAAAGCGCCTGCCGAGCAGCATGGCGCGATAGAGTTCCAGCAACTTCTCTGCAGGAATATCCGGCTCGAGATCCTTATCAAGGTTGCCATGCTCATCGAGTATGGAGAGATACTCGATGGAGCGGGCAATGTTCAGTTGTTTCCTCGGCATAGCAGCCTCCCTATCGGTTACTTCAGGCGGAACGGGAACAGTCGGGCCTCTCCCGTCTGAAGCTGTGCAATAAAACTTAAGGTAACTACTCAGCAGTACACTGATAAACAGTTACACAGGTGGTTGGCCAAACAATACGAATTAAGCGAAAGTGTTATCTTCAAAGTAACTCCTCCAGAGGCGGCAGCTCCGGCGTGGCCCCCGAAAAGCCGCAGACATAAGCAGCCACTTTGGCGGCAAAGGGGTGTATTTTTTCAAGTGGCAACTGCATACACAGGCCGGTAGCCACGGCGGCAGCAAAAGAATCGCCGGCACCGACCGTATCGACCACCAGTGCCGCTTCCCCTTCGAACACCGAATCACCCAACTCAGGAGAAAACAGCCTGCTGCCCTGCCCGCCTTTGGTAAGGATGATTAATTCCAGATCATATGCTGTACACAAGGCTTCAAGGACGGTGGTTTCATCACCTTCAAGATCGAGGAATTCTCTGACAACGAGAAGTTCTTCATCGTTGAGCTTCAGGATCGTGGCGGTCTGCAGAAGCGTGAGGATAGTCGCCCTGTCGTAATGGTGCCGCAGGTTGATATCGAAAAGCCGAATACACTCCGAGGAGGTATGCGACAAAAAATTCCTTATGGATTCAGCCGAGTCGCTATTCCTCTGGGCCAGGGTACCGTAGCAGACCACATCGGCACGGGCGGCAAGATCAAGATGCTCCTGATTGAGAGCCAGGTGATCCCAGGCAACATCCTCATGAATAATATACGATGGTATGCCCTGCTCATCCATACTAACAGTGACCACACCCGTCGGATACCGATCAGTGGAAGTGATATAATGGCCAACTTCTTTCTTTTCCAGTGTCTTGAGGATCTCGACGCCATCATCATCCCGGCCGACACAACTGACGACAACACCTTTATTGCCGAGCTGGGTCGCATGATAGGCAAAGTTGGCAGGCGCGCCTCCCAACTGCTTGCCCCGGGGCAGCATATCCCAGAGTATTTCCCCTATTCCCACCATGAGGAACTCCTTCTTTTTCTGCATCACATTCTCCAAAATTGGTAATTACCTTGATAATCTTCTAAAAAGTCATCGGAGTTGTCAAGGTGGACTTTGCGATAAGCACCCGTACGGCCATAAACTCCGACTTCGAGAAAGTTCGAGATATCAGACGTAGTAACTGAAACGGTGATTCGGAGGGGCACGGCCAATGGCCGTTTCAAACCTTCAACGACGGAGATCGAGCTTTTTACGAGTCCCTCAACCTTTACAAATCTATTATCAGGTAACATAAGTAACATATTAAGAATTTATGTTTTCCTCTGTAAACCTGTCGTTCATCCGGAATTTTTCGGCCTGGTTCAGCACATCGTTGTTGAACAGCACCAAAGGCAGGTGATTCTTGACAGGTTCCTCTACATGATACAATTATTAACTTCAAAATCACAAGCGCTTATCCAGATTCACTTTGGTTAAAAGGAGTTTTCATGATTCTGCAGCAACTCTTCACGTATAAAGACCTGCATCCGCAAATCTTCCACGATGCCCTGCTGTCAATTCAGACTCAAGCGAAAAATTTGATTCTCGGC
This Desulfopila inferna DNA region includes the following protein-coding sequences:
- the pdhA gene encoding pyruvate dehydrogenase (acetyl-transferring) E1 component subunit alpha; amino-acid sequence: MPRKQLNIARSIEYLSILDEHGNLDKDLEPDIPAEKLLELYRAMLLGRRFDERMLDLQRQGRIGTFPPIKGQEAAQLGAVFQLRPRDWMVPAFRETAAEIWRGRSLESVILYYNGFNEGTVISAKQKDMPMAVPVATQILHAVGLGYAAKYRQTNEIVMCFFGDGATSEGDFHEALNCAAVYQTPVVFVCQNNQWAISVPLKKQTHTTTIAEKSLAYNMAGIQVDGNDVLAVFNAVGEAAQRARTGGGPTLVECVTYRIMMHTTADDPSRYRSEEEVKAWEKKDPLPRFAAYLEQKEILDAGSRQKIEAEVLEQIQTAIDAVEKEMPKLGDPRDMFNHLYAELPPYLKNQQKELTRCLENGGEVKNG
- a CDS encoding carbohydrate kinase family protein; its protein translation is MQKKKEFLMVGIGEILWDMLPRGKQLGGAPANFAYHATQLGNKGVVVSCVGRDDDGVEILKTLEKKEVGHYITSTDRYPTGVVTVSMDEQGIPSYIIHEDVAWDHLALNQEHLDLAARADVVCYGTLAQRNSDSAESIRNFLSHTSSECIRLFDINLRHHYDRATILTLLQTATILKLNDEELLVVREFLDLEGDETTVLEALCTAYDLELIILTKGGQGSRLFSPELGDSVFEGEAALVVDTVGAGDSFAAAVATGLCMQLPLEKIHPFAAKVAAYVCGFSGATPELPPLEELL